CGATAGATTTGTCTCTTACTGTGCTGAACTTTGCTGATACAGTCCAAATACGAATTGCCATTCTCGTCATACAAATACTGTCCTCTGAATCTAAGAATCTGCAAGACTGCCTAGGAAAGACATAATGCACCCAAATTACATTTCAATGTATTCATACTACAGTGACCCTGGTTTACAAGCGTCAAGGGTTGATCTTCTTCAAGTCATGCAGTTACATACCCAATCAGTTTATTTTGCGTTGCAATATGCTCTTCTTTACTGAATGTTTCCAAAGCCACTCTCCACTGCTTTTCGCTTGCTTTATACTACGAAGTTAAATGGAACTACAGACTCGAGTTGTGTTTTCCGCTATTGGCATTACGTTCATGTGTATTTTCAACTACGCATGCGTCAGTCTGTTTGTAGCCATTACTTATGGAGTATTTTCAAGAAACGAAGTGTCTGTCTTTTGGTATAAGGGGAATCTAGCATTTTAGTTATTTCCCATGCAAAAACTGGAATAATGCTTTTGTTATCATGGTTCATAGCACACTTatcatcacaacaacaacaaaaatcttcCAAACTACACTACCCAGAGttcaaaacatgtttttgtaGCGCTGGGATCTCCCGGGCACACGCTGTAGTATTGGTAGAATACATGTTGCTGGCCTATTATCTCTGAAAAATGCATGTACTCAATGTTTTGATCTTAATTTTAATCTTacatttttgtcttgttttccagAACATCGCCCTCGCCTGCCGGAGGGTTATACTAAATATGTATATGTGGTTATACGCTAGGTACTTTCAGCAAGATGCTAGTTTTTCATATTCAATCATCAAAAGCAGAACGTTTCTCAAGTTGAAGATGTAATTTTATTTTTTGGAGAAGATATAGAGTTAATTCATATATAGATTGTAATACAACATATTTGGTGTAATAAAAATACACGCATTTAGACGTTTCAACCACCCCTTTTTAATGGTTTCTTCCTATGGCTATATAATCGGTGCAATGTCATATTCTTTCCGGTGCTGCTTTCGGTTGCTAAGGAGACGCGGTGGGCAGGTAAATTCGTCTTCATCATCGAGCTAGCTTGTTTTCAAAGCACAATCTGGGTTTGCTGTCAATAATTAACATTATTATATTGTTAGGAAAATGGCTTCAGGTACTTTGACAATTAAATATGTAAGCATGGTAACATAGTTAAAAAGCTGGCAAACAGCTGAATGATAAGATGTATCCCATCTAGACATAAACCCTTATGTCAGAATTTACtattcgtagcaggttaggataattaatctTAACAGATTTGGAGATTTGGGTTAAATTTAGGTAAAGGCTTAGGGTAAATGAAACCTTTGACGTCAATTTGACAAACTGTTACACATCTCGCAGTAACCGTGAAGGACGGTCACTTCCACGGGCTGCTGCTTGTTCATGCTAGCTagagttagcttgctagcttaGCTACTGTTACCTGGACAGCTAACTAGACATGCCTGTGGAGATCCCAGTGACTGTATTTGAAAGGTGATACAACAATGTGTAAGCCAACACGGACAgcctagttagctaacgttagtttgCCACAGCTTGCAACCTGTGACGTTAATCATTGTCAGATGCCTTTTGCAACAAGCATTCGCTGCTAGCGATGTATTTGGGTTATTGATGACCAACTTAACTAATTTTGTTTGGAAGTTGCTTGTAAACTAGCTATCCCCATATTGCTACTAATTATTCATAGCATGCAACAATCCGATGTCATAACATTTGTTGTAGGTCTGGCTTGCCTAGTAGCCAGTTGATATTTACATTAGTAACCAACGTTAACTATAATCTAGCTCAATCAGAATATTGAGGACTGAGCTAACGTTACTGGAAGTCTCCGGCTAGTCGGTTTACCAAGCAAGCACTCTTATTTTTGATTTGAGACTTTCTTGGCTTTGATAACATCCCAAAGTAGTTGCCTACTAGCTGGGTTGTCAGAACCTGATAATGTATTTTTAAACAGTAACGTTATATTAGTTAACCAAACTCTAAAGGTTAGTCTGTGAGTGGCACACGTGCCATTTAACTCAAACTTAATGTATCAATTAAATGTCCACGCACGTTTTAGTCATTGGCATTTCTAACTGCTTGGTAGGTTTGAAATCTAATGTTTATTTGTGATGGTTCTCACACACACTAAGTCAAAGTTCTGTGAGATGGCTAGTCCATATTTAGTGCTACCCACAAAATAATGCTCTTGCCACATAGCCCTACGCACTTAAAGCAACAGTAGCTCCCCATAGTGCCCAAAACCAGGAAGAGACCTTGCCCGTAGTCATCTACACTGAAACAAAAATCTAAACTGCAACATttagtgttggtttcatgagctgaaataaattagCCCTGAATTTGTTTATACGCACAAAGGACATATTTTTCTCCAGTTTTGTGCACAAATCCCTGGGCATTTCTCCCTTTGCCAAGGTGatcatctacctgacaggtgtcatatcaagaagctgatttaaacagcatgataaatACACAAGTTTACCTTGTACTGGGGaaaaaaggccactttaaaatgtgcagttttgttacaccacacaatgccactgatgtctcaagttgagggagtgcgcaattggcatgctgatggCGCCGACcgacatggcagctctgcttctagatCCTAAGCAACTTCgcttgttagatactactgcactgttggcgctagtgacacaagcattttgctacacccacaataacatctgctaaaaatgtgtatgtgaccaataacatttgcttTTGACTGCAGGAATTTCCAGAGTTCTTGCCCGattaatatttatatatattttcccaGATTGTCTATTAGACTttatgtagtatgtgtgtgtatatagtcaggaTAAGAGACTATTATAAACAGGACATGCATGCTTGACAATACATTATGCATCATAATGAATTTCTGCTATGCCACAATAAACATCAATAAGAGTTGGATGAAACAAAGTTAAACAAATGCCTATATGCGGTAGTTGACAAATCGTGACAATGTAATCATTATTAAGACTATTCCAACTCGTGATATAatacaatgtaactccaagtttTCCTTGCCAGAgattttaatgttaatttctttatCATAAGCAGCctctgtcattttagagaatttggcataaCGTCCATCCGGccttgtgtatggcgttgtgcaGGAGCGAGCTGTTTTCTGTGCcctgtggtggtggggttatggtatgggcaggcataagctatggatgAAGAACGCAATTACACTTTATTGATGGCTATTTGAATAGACGGAGATACCGAGACATGATCTTGAGGCCCATTGCTGTGCTGTGCTCTGCTTCACCTCATGTTtctgcatgataatgcacagccccatgtcgcaaagatctgtacataattccctgaagctgaaaatgtccttcttccatggcctgcatactcaccagacatgtcacctgttgagcatgtttggtatgctctggattgacatgtatgatggcatgttccagttcctgccaatatccagcaatgtCGCACAGCCatcgaagaggagtgggacaacattccacagaccacaatcaacagcctgatcaactctatgtgctgcatgaggcaaatggtggtcacacgcgatactgactggttttctgatccacgcaccTAATATTTTGTTGTGACCAATAGATGcaaatctgtattcccagttgtgaaatccacagattagggCGTCATTTATTAATTTAATTTGAcatatttccttatatgaacggactcagtaaaatctttgaaatgattgcatgttgcgtttattacaattttgttcagtatacattgaGATGACTACATAGGAAAACAGAAGCTGTTTATCAAGTGCTAGTTTTATAGATGCCCTTTGGTTTTGGTACCATTGTGAACTAGATTTACAGAACAGTTCAAAGGTTGGAATGACTAGTCAAGCATGTTGTATCTGGACTTATTTGGTGTGGGACTGTATAGGCCTTAGCAGAGTCAGTTTGTCCCCATAGGGTGTGTCTAGTTCCAATTACTGTTACATCTGTTTAAAAGCTGACCGACTCTGGTATTTGCGTGCAAAAAAAATGCATGGTGTGGAATGTATCAGTGAACTCTATGAACTGGCACCTTGTTTAACTCTGGTGCTGTGCTCCTTGTTTGCATATTGTTTGTCCTTTGTGCTGGTCATTTTAAGCTTCTTCTAGTCCTGTTGTCCACTTTCTCTTCCCCCTTTTGTGTCTCTCACAGTGCAGGCATAATGTGCCTTTGGCCCCACTCCCTCTCAATTTCCcacacttcctccccctcttttccACATTCTCCCTCCCCATTTCATTCTCCTCATAGCACTCTACAGTGGCACACTTATAACTTGAAATGGACCCAGTGAACTATAATGTAGGCTATTCCCCAAAAACTTGAGTCTGTTTGAATAACTTCCATCTCTGAGGCAGCTAGACGGTTGGCTAGTCGGTTTCCTAGCCTGTGATATTGCTCAGCTCTGTTATCTGTGAGGTCTGCAGAACACACTCGTTAGGCGTTCACACTAACTCCTTCTTGGGGTTTTCTCATCTCACAAACTGTGTAAACATAGCTGTGTGTTTTTACAGTGATCTGTGCCGATGAGTTTCGCAACCTCATTATTTGACATCTTTTAAGAGGATTAAGTAATGCCACAACGATTCATATTAGGTTTAAACACACTTTCCTGTAAGGACCCAAAGCACAGCTGAGAGATTAGAAGATGGACAATAAATTGGGAAATCCTTTGACTTGTTTTTCTGGGGAAATTGATTCATGCTCAAAGTAATTCTGTATCTGATGCTATGATTTCTGGTAAAATGAGTCATGTGAACAAGTGTTTACTACTCATTATTAAATGCTGTCCTTTCTTCAGTTGAGGTGAACATAATGATGATCGTTTCTCAGTGAGCTTGGAAGGGTCTGTCTGGCCGGTTGCGGTGCGGAGGGGACGCCACATACCTCGCCAGGAGTCTGACGGCCTAAGCAAACACACCCCCTTCCTCCGCGAGCCGCCATGGTGACTCTCATCACAGAGCAACTCCGCAAACAGAATCTGGAGGAGCCCCCTTACCACAGGGCTTTCTCTCTCAACGTGGTGAGCATGCCATGTGACACAGGTTGTTGTATAGCACTTCTTCCATAAGGAATTACCTTTGCCATAATGGTTGCCTTAGTCATTTTAATTCCCCTCTTCATTGTTGTGTTTCAGTCATTGCCTGAAGTGGGTTCCAGCCCCACTGTGTGTTGGCGCGGGTGTGGGTTGACTCCAGGTAAGGATCCATTTAATTCCTGAAGCTTTTTTTAAAGGGCCTCATTCAAAGATCAGGTTAAATCATTAACTGGGGGAAGGGCCTCCTTTGATTCCCATCTTTGGTTTATTTCACTTTCAGAGAGCAGTTGGTCTATGTTCCCATCCTCCAAGACCCACCTGCAGGatgcctctgtcctgtcctccctgGACCCACTGGGAAcacctttccctctccccagcaCCTCTGTGACAGACCTGTCCCTGCAGAGCTCTCCTCCGCCGCCTCCTCCTCCCAAACGCCACTGTcgctccctgtctgtccctgagGACCTGTCCCACTGCCGCAGCCCCTGGCGCCCCAGCGCCTCCAAGATCTGGACCCCGGTCAAGCGCCGCTGCCACAGTGGAGGGGGTGTGGCCTGCATGGGTGTTGGCTCCTTGGTTGGTTCCATACCCCTCCGAGGCCccagctcctccctcacctcctccctacactcCTCCTCCAGCCCCACTTTCTTCAGCCTGGCCATGTCCCctgactcccctctcccctggggCTGTCCCTGGGACCATAATGATCTGCCCAGGGGAGGCTGCACTGGCTTCTTCCCCgccccctcctcctgctcctcctcccccgcCTCGCTGGGTTCCTGTCGGCCCTTGCTGCAACGccgcttctctctgtcccctgtgcACGTCCtgcctccccagccctccccctctcctgctcccGGGCTTGTCCCACACTACCCTTCGATGGAGCCCCtggccccctctccctcctcagccTGCAGTTCCCCGTCATCCTCGAGGTGCGACCTACCCCCCTGTCTCCCACGCTGCCACTCTCAGCCCTGTGACCTGCGTAAGCCAGGCCTAAAGAGACGCCATGATGCGGACACCCTGCCCTACTACGTCAGGCCTGGCCTGGACTTCAGCAAGATGACTCCGGTGAGCTTGGTGAGATGTACAACCGTTGTAAGGCCTATTCAGAAATGCAGTGgatccaaaacaacaacacaaaatgcATAACTTTGGTAGAAACTGCTCATAGTTGTCCTTTTGTCACTTGCTTGAGAGTAGCAGGGGGCCTAAAGCAGCCCTTTATCTCTCAGCTCTCCTGCTTCTCTCCCCACAGACCAGAGTTTTTGTGGGGAACTTGGGCTCATTAGCCAGGAGAAGTGGGGCCACTGGTTCTGACTCCCCCTCATGAGCCAGAACTACTGCATTCACATTCCTGTCCCAGCCAGACCGGACCAGTCTGGGTTTGGGTTCAGGGTGCGGCATTGTTGGTACTGTGCTGCCTGGCCATGGAACCTCATTGCCCTGACCAGCGGCGTGTGTATTTTGGGGCTGACCCTTGCATTCCTGTGTGTCCAATCGTTGATATATGCCTGATCTCGTCCACCAGCCGGCTCTGTCGAACCGTCTGGTTTCAACAGCGCCACAGAAAGGGACTTGAATGAAGTCTATGGCAGGCGTGGACGAAGCAACACATTTGCATGAGCTAAAGTCTCAGTCCACCATCTAGCGTAAACCCTTTAGAACCTCCCCTTACATAGTGGACTTTGATTTAAACAAAGTGAGTTTGTAAAAATCTGAAAGTAAACATCTTAGAAGTAGTTTTCGTATATAAACTTTATATACCCGAATTCCAAATCAATTGGCCTTTGCAAAAATATGGTCAATGTGATGGAACATTTTTCTTTTGATTTGGTGATTTTCTACATTTTTCAGTCTCCTCTGTAGCAGGGTCCTTCCCTCTGTAGCAGGGTCCTTCCCTCTGTAGCAGGGTCCCAGCTGTTGCAGGGTCcttccatttacatttaagtcatttagcagacgctcttatccagagcgactcccTCACCTGACTTTATTTGAAGCCACACTCCTTCCAAGTCCCACTCTGTTGCAGTGTTACCAGGTTCTCTATATGCGGTAGCAATTGAGCCTGGGGGACGAGATTTTGTCAATGCCCAACGTCTTGCCATTATGGACATCCACCACCCCAGCCATGTATATTTAACCACTGCTACGCACTTCCTGCTCTGGGGAGTGATGTCATCACTTTTTCTCACTGGTGTATTTTTCTccttttttttccttctcattccTGGTTGGTTTGTTTGGCCTTCTGGAGGTGTGACTGGAGCTGCTGCTGGGTCTGCAGCCAGCTGGTGGTGTCTCCTTGTGTCATGTTTTAAGATGGTGGGTTGTTGTTCATGAAATGGTTGCCTTTCTAGTATAACAAAACCAAGGGAGAGCTCAGTTGGCTCTGACTGGGGTCTCGGGAGCAGGATGAATGGGGAGGGGGGCTCGTGGTCTGCATGTACAGATACATAAATGTATGCTTTGCATAGACCAGTCTCATTTGAAAGGTGGACATTCTCACCAGGGCTTGAcaataaaataaatcatttttaaaaatccCTTTGGACAAGTAGGACTTTTTTCTCTTAAATTCTGTAACACCATTTTGACATGAATTGATGCAAGGAACCGCTTTACAAAATAAAACAGTCTACGGTTCAGAACTGACCAACCAAGGCACGTTTTAAAAAGgcgatgaggctggtgtaactgataagACTGTTTTTAGTGTAACTTTTCTCCATTGTATTATAAGCTCAACAATGCGCACATGGTTGTAGGCTTTCTGtcaatgttccaaaatgcaattatCAGGAAAACAGTTTTCAAAAGCACATCGCATGCATAAACAGTTTTCATGTGACGGTACTGAAAATAATCATTCGGAATTAAGGGGAGCTCAAAATATGCATTTAACTAGCATAGGTTACTAATATGGCTAGCATTATGCCTTTGGCTGCTGGACAATAAAATTTTGCTTTGAAAAATAATTTGGGAGGACAAGCATTTCAACTCATGGTATTATGAATAACTACAAACATTTAGACGCTTTTGGCATGTTTCTTAATTAGTAAGGCTCAATATTACCATTATTGTATTGCTAGAGCAACTTTGACAAGCTCACAATTTAGAGTGCATGGCTAGTTGAGTTGCAGAAAGCCCTCCTGAAATGCCTGCACACATCTGCCTTCATGGGTGTTAGCCTATTAGATTCAGCTGAAGCTGAGTTGTGTGGCTCAACTTGTTTTTCTGGGAAATGCTGAAGATACTAAATATTTCTGTTCTGTGTGTAGATTCGTAGTGGGGAGCCCCTGGTGTGTGGAGCGGCTGTCTACATGGGGCTAGAGCCTGTTCCAGGGGACTTCAGAGGAGCCTTCTCCCCTGCAGACCTGGGAAGAACCAGCATTGGACCGTTGAGTGAAAGTGAGGAAGAGAACATAAATATGGGTGCGCAAGAGGCCGGGCAGCAGAGCGTGTTTGAGAGAGACTGCACAGAACTGGACTTGAACCTCATTGAGGAGAATTGAAAGTTTCTTGGTGCTCCGTGTGTGATTGACAGCATTCATCGGCGTATTCGCATTACACCCCCCACCCCGGCCGAGCCCACGGGAACCTGCTGCCTTCAAAGGGGCCACATTAGGTGCCCTTCATATCACTGGCTGACTATAGATTAATAAGGCTCAATTTTACCATTCGTGTAATGCTAGAGCAACTTTGACAAGCTCACGATATTCAGCATTTCAGGACAATGATGTTCTGCCTGTCCATACTCTGTGGGTAAATGTGTCTACCCAGAAACACAATGGAGATGGCTAAGACATGATGATTTCTGAAGGTCATACTGTAATAGCCGCTTTCTAATAATCCGGGTAGTAACGCGCTACCACTACTATAATTATAAAAATGATGCAGTTTGCTTGCGATGGACACTCCTGTCGGCAGGATACATTCCTGAACGTATGGCCAGTTGAGTTGCCAAAGGTCCCCTGAAAAGCCTTCACACATCGGCTTTCATGGGTGTAGGCCGAACGCTCTGATGTGTTTGATTTGGCCCAGTGGAATACCCACACACCTGTAAAGGGAATCTAGGAGGGACCCATGTGCTTTCCTCATAGCTGGCAAATTTATATTTTGCTGCTTCTGTTTCCCTTAGTACTTAGACAATGCATTAATTTGTTTTCCACAATTGGCTGAATTAAATATTGTACATGAATCATGTACAAAGCAGGTGTTTCTGCTTGAATGGTTTTTGTTCATAACATCCAGATGTTTTCTTCTTGGTCTCCCATAGAAATGGAACCTTTAGTCTGTCCATTCTGCTTCAGTTCCCCACTAATGAACAGATTACACTTGCACTGTAATAGGATTAGAATAATTAACTTGACGCTGCAGTTGGATCCTTTAGGGcacaatgtaatgtactgtacagtgGTCACCTGTGGAAACCATTTTGTATGAGTGGATGACTGTTTAGACGGGTAGCTCAATTCTGAATTTcatttaattaaaaaatatatatatattcaaatgAGGTTTTTTTTGACCAATCTGATGTTTTCACAGcaatctttttcagagctgatttgattggtcaaaataccagttggtgaagaaaaaaaatatcaaTTTGGCTGCCTGTCCAAACGCAGCATTAGTGTGTGTGAGAAGGAACCAGTAGATGCAGAGGATTGGTGGCCTTTCGAGAGATTATTTTTATTGTATGTTTTCAGATGGAAATGTCTATTTACACTTTGTGTACAAATAAAGTTTATTAGAGAATAATTTTGCAAAAAAATCTCATTGTTTTGGTTTCTTTCAATCAGCAATGTTTTGAAGATGGTGTGTGTTTGCATATTTATAGGTGTCAAATGGGATCACCTAGGAAGACAGGTTTATTTATGTAACATGTTTGATTCCAAGATTGACAACATCCACCTGAGAATGGCGCCTCAGTCTAGTAGTCTAGCCTCAAGTAAATTCGTGAAGCATACAGAGAGCATAGGTTACATTGACTATAGTGACATCTGGTGGTCACTCGGTTAtctaaacattctaaagattgttTCTCAATGATCTGTCCAGAGGTATTTTATTCGAGTAAgacctgtggggggggggggcatgtttgTTTGAAAGGAAAAATACAAACGATATGATACATTGCTCTATATTCATTAACTTAGGGCAGTAACcctgttaaaaaaaaacatttcctctGCAGAACTTTGCACGATAAATCGTAATAGTTTATCCAGACCATAGTAAACATGAAGTACACTTTATGGAGAAAGCCAATGGGTGTGCTGTCTGTCCACCGCCATGGAAGGTGAGGGCGCTCTGCCTTCCCCTCCTAAAACAGTGCACTGGTACCTCTCACTCTGCCCGTCACGTTGTGTACGGCGGCCTGACCCCCCATGAACCTGCGACTTCCTCTTTCTGAGATTTCATGGCGATCGGGAGAGAGGGAAGACCACCGACGCACGCAAACTGTCCAGACACCTCAACACGACTGAAAGACATTTCTTGGGGTAATTAATCCACCGCTCTTGCGTTACTAGGTTACCGGGGTAGCAAATGACGCGTGCCTAACGTGCACGTTGTGGATATCCACGTTTCCCAGTGTTCTTGTGCTACTGCATTTCAGATATTCACATTGTAGCGCCATTCGCTGATAGCGAATCGGACGAAAATGGGCTCCCCTGTACGCATCTCTCACACGCAGTATATCTAGCAAGCAAGCTAACTTGCGATGCTAACCATCCAACCGTAGATTGATATGCTTGATAAAATAAACAAGCCACCAGAAGGTTGAGAACTTAATGTGTATTTTTGGGATGGTTACAGGGCGGTTTGTTTAATTGAAATATGATTCCTATCGATCAGAATTTGTTTTTCTGGCACGGTTAGCTGCCTAGTTAGCTAATGTTCGTTAGttggctaactagctaacgttcGCTAACTAGCCAGATGCGGTAACGGCCGTTATCAGTAGCCATCTAGATAGCTAGTTAACTAGTTAGCATAGCGTATTCTGCAGAGTTTTGAAACTTGTAGCTAGTTGTTCAATTCTGAAGGGATAGTGAAATGTAGTTAGGCCTAAACTTTGGCAGCCACATGTGGTAATGGTTTTGGCTTGCGAAACACTGTATTCAATACTTTGTATCAATGATATCAAAACTGCCATTGTTTCTATAAACCGCACTGTCTGTTGATAACTTCGTGATGGGTTTCAAGATGTTTTTATGCATATTCATTGCTACTTTTTACATATACGTACGTATTGGAATGTTGTCCCAACTTCTTAAACTTTGATGATTGTGATTCTTTGTAGCTAATTGTCATTTAGTAGAGAATTATAGCTAACTTTGTTCTCTGTTCGAGTCCAGTTTGTAGGCCTAGCCAAACTTGTacacatcacatttacattttagtcatttagcagacattcttatccaAAGTGAATTACAGGGACAATTAGGGttatgtgccttgctcaagggcacatcggcatatTTCACCTAGTAAGCTCAGGAATTTGAACCAGCAAAAccgttcagttactggcccaacctcctaaaccactaggttaccacacacacacacacacacacacacacacacacacacacacacacacacataaatgtaTATATGTATGCCTACTTTATAAATTGTTAGACACCAGTCTTCATCAATCAGGGATCTAGGCCTAGCTACTGTTCAATCCAAGGTACTCAATGTTTAGCACTCACATTTTTATGTTGCTTAGGCCTAGACTAGTAGTGAGTGACTGATATGTTATCGAATTGAAGTAAGTTTGtttgagagtgtgtgagtgaagaAGTCCCTCTGATAATAACACACTGTTTTGTCTCTGCTTGACAGTGAGATCTGAACAGATGTTGTGAGttgcagacagaacagacactgaGTGGATTCTCCTGCTGGTAAGTCTGCCACTCCCCCATATGGTTATTCCTCTTTCCGTTTACAGCCTTGGTCAAATACTTTGAAGCTGCACCATTCCTTTGTCTGTCCTGATTAGGTAATCATTGGCTAAATCTCCTACTGAACACTTTTATCCCTCGATAAAGGGCTTTGGGGCCAAGTGTTCGGTTTGAGATTCCGCCAGGATTTCACACTATTGGATAGGTGAAAGCAAGAGTTAAACTACATAGCTTTCACCTATCCAGTCATGTCAGAGCAGGTATAACCATTtggaagagaagaagaatgtATGCATTTTCAAAGTACTGAAACAGGGCCTAGGTAAACCACAGAGGAAGCAGAAGGAAGAGTACACACTCACCAATACCACACTACATAGGCATGTGTTTGTCAGTTCCTTTAGTCATGGTTTCATTCATTTTCGTAATGTTATACATCACAAGTGTAGACACATGTATGCTACATTATTTTGTGTAAGAACATGGGCCTATCATCTGTTTAGTAGACGACTCATCCTTAGGACCCTGTGTTATTGTAATTGCTTTAGCCTGCTAGGACTTGAAAGCACCTTTCTACAACTAACCCGTTGAGGGTCCTATCCTGCAGCAGTAactatcccttcctccctgtctctcaaaTTCAATTTCTTTCTAACTTTATTGGCACGAAAGGAGAAATCCAAGTGGCAGAAGAAATGCATTACAAGCAGACATGATGAGCAGTAAAGTCTTTCACATTCTAACAGGTACCAACAactcttgtctctctttctcactctctctgcaggTGTTGCTCAGTGGGTAGTAGTGGTTTCTCGTGCTGGTGTCCTGTTGAAGAGCCTCCTCGGCGCTCTGTGCTGTGGTCTTGCTGTGTCCTGGGTTAGGACTGCCAGCCTATGGCTCTAATGGACAAGCACAAAGTCAAGCGGCAGAGACTTGACCGCATCTGTGAGGGTAAGGAGCCTTGAGAGACAGACAAAGTCATCCATCTTACACACATTCAGGGTATTTGACTATTATGATTTCACAATTCTTTATAGTCATATTGCTACACCAACATCGCACATTCATAATACAACATGTTTTCTTTACGGTGCGCATACTGTGCTATCAGAACTTCCTCCAGACATGTCTTGATTGGGCTCGAGGATGTGTGTGGTCTTTTAGAAAAATTATACCTGAAATTGGTTGAATGTATTGTCACATGGCTATGACAATAATCGTTGGCACTTGGTTTACATCAGCCGCTGATATGGGAAGTCTGTTGTTAATGATTAGCCTAT
Above is a genomic segment from Oncorhynchus gorbuscha isolate QuinsamMale2020 ecotype Even-year linkage group LG23, OgorEven_v1.0, whole genome shotgun sequence containing:
- the LOC124010979 gene encoding protein FAM53C-like isoform X1; the encoded protein is MVTLITEQLRKQNLEEPPYHRAFSLNVSLPEVGSSPTVCWRGCGLTPESSWSMFPSSKTHLQDASVLSSLDPLGTPFPLPSTSVTDLSLQSSPPPPPPPKRHCRSLSVPEDLSHCRSPWRPSASKIWTPVKRRCHSGGGVACMGVGSLVGSIPLRGPSSSLTSSLHSSSSPTFFSLAMSPDSPLPWGCPWDHNDLPRGGCTGFFPAPSSCSSSPASLGSCRPLLQRRFSLSPVHVLPPQPSPSPAPGLVPHYPSMEPLAPSPSSACSSPSSSRCDLPPCLPRCHSQPCDLRKPGLKRRHDADTLPYYVRPGLDFSKMTPVSLIRSGEPLVCGAAVYMGLEPVPGDFRGAFSPADLGRTSIGPLSESEEENINMGAQEAGQQSVFERDCTELDLNLIEEN
- the LOC124010979 gene encoding protein FAM53C-like isoform X2, producing MVTLITEQLRKQNLEEPPYHRAFSLNVSLPEVGSSPTVCWRGCGLTPESSWSMFPSSKTHLQDASVLSSLDPLGTPFPLPSTSVTDLSLQSSPPPPPPPKRHCRSLSVPEDLSHCRSPWRPSASKIWTPVKRRCHSGGGVACMGVGSLVGSIPLRGPSSSLTSSLHSSSSPTFFSLAMSPDSPLPWGCPWDHNDLPRGGCTGFFPAPSSCSSSPASLGSCRPLLQRRFSLSPVHVLPPQPSPSPAPGLVPHYPSMEPLAPSPSSACSSPSSSRCDLPPCLPRCHSQPCDLRKPGLKRRHDADTLPYYVRPGLDFSKMTPIRSGEPLVCGAAVYMGLEPVPGDFRGAFSPADLGRTSIGPLSESEEENINMGAQEAGQQSVFERDCTELDLNLIEEN